A genomic stretch from Deltaproteobacteria bacterium includes:
- a CDS encoding helix-turn-helix transcriptional regulator, whose amino-acid sequence MKDQIIPYGTISSSEELGSMIRYKRKLDGLTQFEAASLCGVGRRVLSEVERGKKSAEIGKVLQIIYGLGLELSVTPRRSRF is encoded by the coding sequence ATCAAATTATCCCGTACGGGACCATAAGCTCATCGGAAGAGTTGGGTTCCATGATAAGATACAAACGGAAATTGGACGGTTTGACCCAGTTTGAGGCCGCTTCCTTGTGTGGTGTCGGAAGGCGTGTTTTAAGTGAAGTCGAGCGTGGAAAAAAATCCGCTGAAATCGGGAAGGTGCTTCAGATCATTTATGGCCTCGGCCTGGAACTCAGCGTAACACCCCGCAGGAGCAGATTTTG